A window of the Radiobacillus deserti genome harbors these coding sequences:
- a CDS encoding TRAP transporter small permease, producing MKILRAIDKFVLKLEEFILSYSILLIAVMVVGNVLSRAITGSSWTFSQEISRFAIVIATFMGISYAARKGRHISMSAFFDMAPYKVRKALAIFIPAFTALVMFVLAYYSSLYVLQVHERGTVTSSLQLPAIYITIFIPIGLFMGGLQYLRNMWVNIKEKDIYLGTDLKDYNQNENLEDQSFV from the coding sequence TTGAAAATACTAAGAGCAATAGATAAATTTGTGCTGAAGTTGGAGGAATTTATTCTTAGTTACTCCATACTTCTTATTGCTGTTATGGTTGTGGGAAATGTATTAAGCCGTGCCATAACAGGTTCTAGCTGGACCTTTTCACAAGAAATAAGCAGATTTGCGATTGTGATAGCGACCTTTATGGGGATTAGCTATGCAGCAAGAAAAGGTCGGCATATAAGCATGTCAGCATTTTTTGATATGGCGCCTTACAAAGTAAGAAAGGCACTTGCAATATTCATCCCCGCTTTTACTGCCTTAGTAATGTTTGTTCTTGCCTATTATTCATCCCTTTATGTGCTACAGGTTCATGAGAGAGGTACCGTAACTTCTTCGTTACAATTACCTGCCATTTATATAACCATCTTCATTCCGATTGGTTTATTTATGGGTGGACTACAGTACCTACGAAACATGTGGGTGAATATTAAGGAAAAAGACATTTACTTAGGTACAGATCTGAAGGATTACAATCAAAATGAGAATCTAGAGGATCAATCATTTGTATAA
- a CDS encoding kinase: MAELSSLLKSLVPLQGRCVLGLDGLSRAGKSTFVNQVQVCIEESGQECMVFHIDDFIVKRENRYDTGRASWEEYYFLQWDIEWLKDNFFELLKETSSVSLPYYQKSDDHEWKEILIPDDCVILIEGVFLQRKEWRSYFDYVIFLDCPRETRFRRESEQAQQEKETFVHRYWPAEDYYVKKEKPIEFADFVIKN; the protein is encoded by the coding sequence ATGGCTGAATTATCATCTTTGTTAAAATCACTTGTACCTCTTCAGGGGAGATGTGTGCTTGGTTTGGATGGCCTGAGTCGCGCAGGGAAGTCTACCTTTGTAAATCAGGTCCAGGTTTGTATAGAAGAAAGTGGACAGGAATGCATGGTCTTTCATATAGATGACTTTATCGTGAAAAGGGAAAATAGATATGATACAGGAAGAGCATCGTGGGAAGAGTATTATTTTTTACAGTGGGACATTGAATGGTTAAAAGATAACTTTTTTGAATTATTAAAAGAAACGTCTTCTGTTTCCTTACCTTACTATCAAAAAAGCGATGACCATGAATGGAAAGAAATTTTGATTCCGGATGATTGTGTGATACTTATTGAAGGGGTATTTTTGCAAAGGAAAGAATGGAGAAGCTATTTTGATTATGTGATATTTCTGGACTGTCCGAGAGAAACTCGCTTTCGGAGAGAGTCTGAACAAGCACAACAGGAAAAAGAAACCTTTGTTCATCGGTACTGGCCAGCAGAGGACTATTATGTGAAAAAGGAAAAACCAATAGAATTTGCTGATTTTGTCATAAAAAACTAA
- a CDS encoding GNAT family N-acetyltransferase → MRVVIMKDVQQFSARIEPLLLRKEACNNLMLGILEREKTSQNGEVLMGLVEKDNHFVYGFIQTPPHDLVLPDIEIQPDIFPVLARWFIENQIKLPGVIGSREVADAFVQAWSQETKLPVTLHMEQLIYQLTHVNDIGSAPGRLTLAKEADKDLYVKWMQQFGRETNEEGIQDRAHSLITHFLKMNSLFVWEVDGVPVSMVNQSRKTKNGVTINAVYTPDEYKRKGYATTSVTTLTQKLLEEGNRFCALYTDKANPTSNQIYQRIGYKTVGDSIVYKFGD, encoded by the coding sequence ATGAGAGTTGTCATAATGAAAGATGTCCAACAATTTAGCGCAAGGATAGAGCCTTTATTGTTGAGAAAAGAAGCATGTAACAACCTCATGCTTGGTATCTTGGAACGAGAAAAGACTTCGCAAAACGGAGAAGTTTTAATGGGGCTAGTGGAGAAGGACAATCACTTTGTGTATGGGTTTATCCAGACACCACCTCACGATTTAGTGCTCCCAGATATTGAGATCCAACCGGACATATTTCCAGTCCTAGCGAGATGGTTCATCGAGAATCAAATAAAACTCCCCGGAGTTATTGGTTCTAGAGAGGTGGCAGATGCATTTGTTCAGGCATGGTCTCAGGAAACGAAGCTTCCTGTAACCTTACATATGGAGCAACTTATTTATCAGCTGACTCATGTCAACGATATCGGCTCTGCACCTGGAAGGCTAACATTAGCAAAAGAAGCAGACAAAGATTTGTATGTGAAATGGATGCAACAATTTGGTCGGGAAACAAATGAGGAAGGCATACAAGATAGGGCACACTCCCTTATCACACACTTTCTGAAAATGAATTCGTTGTTTGTGTGGGAAGTGGATGGTGTACCGGTTTCGATGGTCAATCAATCTCGAAAAACAAAAAATGGTGTAACGATTAATGCCGTGTACACTCCAGACGAATATAAACGGAAAGGATATGCGACTACGAGTGTAACTACCCTTACCCAAAAGCTTTTAGAAGAGGGGAATCGTTTTTGTGCTTTATATACAGACAAAGCCAATCCGACCTCTAACCAGATTTACCAAAGAATTGGCTACAAAACGGTTGGGGATTCTATCGTTTATAAGTTTGGAGACTAG
- a CDS encoding SE1832 family protein yields MNRNEIEARIRELKSDYIRIQADLEKMGSVGGDTSRGEQQLDALEKELAELNKKLDELE; encoded by the coding sequence ATGAATAGAAATGAAATAGAAGCAAGAATCCGCGAGTTAAAGTCGGACTATATCCGTATCCAAGCAGACCTTGAAAAAATGGGAAGCGTAGGTGGGGATACTTCACGCGGTGAACAACAATTAGACGCGTTAGAAAAGGAACTTGCGGAATTAAATAAAAAGTTAGATGAGT